A section of the Paenibacillus yonginensis genome encodes:
- a CDS encoding ComEC/Rec2 family competence protein codes for MKQRPLLEAACWWIAGSTVAYLFSGGSRWLLWAGCLLIYPLLASRMDRTRQQIVVMLLLFTGAFFYWQIHEAHNRTVLPVSLQVAEEKLNESQVRLKGVLASAVERDGDRADFTLEVNQVMYGAAPSPASSGFGGTNIRKEKVRVQVRLAKESEIQIVNTWTRGQNIEIAGTLEKPAGARNFGGFDYSAYLHNKRIHWLLKASGAANVKVEPGSFSMAKLLGYNDQMRQAVGRQIQSIFGGNNTGFMKGLLIGDTEELDPDIYSGFSALGLTHILAISGSHVAVNVAVLFWLLRSLRVPRETSITAVLAFIPFYMLLTGLSPSVVRSGIMAMIGLFLLRKHRLKDGLHILAATALLMLLWEPYYLLDVSFQLSFAVTAGLIVLVPLIQPLLGFLPKRLAGVTAITLAAQLISFPLTIYYFNQFSLLSLLSNLLLVPAISLISLPAGTAALVLSYLYEPLGRWAAYPIKAVNTLTFDVVNWLEAREGFMLIWKSPPLWWIALYYVLLYWMLQWTRRASAASELEEAWSSRNEDTVPLTPRMAPKRNLRSAALGWTAFPAVSLASAISFFRSINKYSYFALLSGILLAAALCLGYQPAYAKGKGYVQFIDVGQGDCILITTPQGRNILVDSGGTVSFRKAADVWRDKRVPYEVGAKVVAPILKKRGIHTLDAVIITHWDQDHAGGLEAVLDQIPVKALVMNGSVTDTPVFQRIFSRVQQQKIPVYFAHNGLRIQADKHTRLQFIGPLEEDRGISGAGAEEIRKLKDQNARSVVFLLEMGGASFLFTGDMDAKEEREVMLWLQKNQNPGGEAAVKGSGRPAAVDVLKVAHHGSKSSTTAEWIDYWNPRHAVISVGAGNTYGHPNGDVLQRLLAAGTAVQRTDEFGEIQISVKEGKMTARHKVEK; via the coding sequence ATGAAGCAAAGGCCGTTATTGGAAGCCGCCTGCTGGTGGATTGCCGGCAGTACGGTTGCTTACTTATTCAGCGGGGGAAGCCGGTGGCTGCTGTGGGCTGGCTGTCTGCTGATCTATCCGCTGCTTGCATCAAGAATGGACAGAACCCGGCAACAAATAGTGGTAATGCTGCTGCTGTTTACCGGAGCCTTTTTCTATTGGCAGATCCATGAGGCGCATAACCGCACTGTTCTACCGGTAAGTTTGCAAGTCGCGGAAGAGAAGCTGAACGAATCGCAGGTTCGGCTCAAGGGGGTGCTGGCCTCGGCTGTAGAGCGGGACGGGGACCGCGCGGATTTCACCCTGGAGGTCAATCAGGTAATGTATGGAGCGGCACCATCCCCGGCTTCATCCGGCTTTGGCGGAACGAACATTCGTAAGGAAAAGGTGCGGGTACAAGTCAGGCTGGCGAAGGAGTCGGAAATCCAAATCGTCAACACCTGGACAAGGGGACAGAACATTGAAATTGCAGGTACGCTAGAGAAGCCAGCCGGGGCCCGCAACTTTGGCGGATTCGATTATTCCGCTTATCTGCACAACAAACGTATTCATTGGCTGCTGAAGGCGTCCGGCGCGGCCAACGTGAAGGTAGAGCCCGGTTCTTTCAGCATGGCGAAGCTGCTCGGTTATAACGATCAGATGCGGCAAGCGGTCGGCCGGCAGATTCAATCCATCTTCGGCGGGAACAACACCGGTTTTATGAAAGGGCTGCTGATCGGGGATACCGAGGAGTTGGATCCCGATATTTACAGCGGCTTCTCTGCGCTGGGATTAACTCATATTTTGGCTATATCCGGGAGCCACGTGGCTGTTAATGTAGCGGTTTTGTTCTGGCTGCTCAGGAGCCTTAGAGTGCCGCGGGAAACCTCGATTACCGCCGTTTTGGCTTTTATTCCGTTTTATATGCTGCTTACTGGCTTATCGCCATCGGTGGTCCGCTCAGGCATTATGGCGATGATCGGGTTATTTCTGCTGCGCAAGCACCGTCTGAAGGACGGGCTGCATATTCTGGCTGCAACAGCTTTGCTTATGCTGCTCTGGGAGCCGTATTATTTGCTGGATGTCAGCTTCCAGCTGTCTTTTGCCGTTACGGCGGGATTGATTGTGCTGGTTCCTTTGATACAGCCGCTGCTTGGCTTTCTGCCGAAGCGCCTGGCCGGTGTAACGGCTATTACGTTGGCGGCACAGCTGATCTCTTTTCCGCTCACCATCTATTATTTTAATCAATTTTCCCTGCTGTCGCTGCTGTCCAACCTGCTGCTGGTGCCTGCGATCAGTCTGATATCACTCCCGGCCGGCACGGCGGCGCTTGTCCTGAGTTATTTGTATGAACCTTTGGGCAGGTGGGCTGCCTATCCCATTAAAGCGGTCAATACCTTAACCTTTGATGTGGTGAATTGGCTGGAGGCAAGGGAGGGCTTCATGCTGATCTGGAAATCTCCGCCGCTTTGGTGGATTGCTCTGTATTATGTGCTGCTTTACTGGATGCTCCAATGGACTCGCCGGGCGTCAGCGGCATCGGAACTGGAAGAAGCCTGGTCTTCCCGGAATGAGGATACGGTTCCTTTGACGCCTCGCATGGCTCCCAAACGAAACTTGCGTTCAGCCGCCTTGGGGTGGACAGCATTTCCTGCCGTTTCCTTAGCTTCAGCGATTAGCTTCTTTCGTTCCATTAACAAATATAGCTATTTTGCTCTGCTCAGCGGAATTTTGTTAGCTGCCGCTTTATGTCTAGGGTATCAACCTGCCTATGCTAAAGGAAAAGGGTATGTCCAGTTTATAGATGTCGGGCAAGGAGACTGCATTCTGATAACGACGCCTCAGGGGCGGAATATTCTGGTGGACAGCGGAGGAACCGTTTCGTTCCGCAAGGCAGCGGATGTTTGGCGTGATAAGAGGGTGCCTTACGAGGTGGGAGCAAAGGTTGTAGCTCCGATTTTGAAAAAAAGGGGCATACACACCTTGGACGCTGTGATTATTACACACTGGGATCAGGATCATGCCGGCGGCCTGGAGGCCGTGCTCGATCAAATTCCGGTCAAAGCGCTGGTGATGAATGGCAGCGTGACAGATACACCTGTTTTTCAAAGGATATTCAGCCGCGTCCAGCAGCAGAAGATTCCAGTCTATTTCGCGCATAACGGACTTCGGATTCAGGCGGACAAGCATACCCGGCTGCAATTTATAGGCCCTTTGGAAGAAGACCGGGGGATAAGCGGAGCCGGAGCCGAAGAGATTCGGAAGCTCAAGGATCAGAATGCCCGGTCCGTTGTTTTTCTGCTGGAGATGGGGGGAGCCTCCTTTCTGTTTACCGGGGATATGGACGCCAAAGAGGAGCGGGAGGTCATGCTCTGGCTGCAGAAGAATCAGAACCCGGGAGGAGAAGCTGCAGTTAAGGGGAGCGGCCGGCCGGCTGCGGTAGACGTGCTGAAGGTGGCCCACCACGGCAGCAAATCCTCGACGACGGCCGAGTGGATTGATTATTGGAACCCCCGTCATGCCGTGATTTCTGTTGGCGCGGGCAACACCTACGGGCATCCTAATGGAGACGTTCTTCAAAGACTGCTGGCAGCAGGGACGGCGGTGCAGCGTACAGACGAGTTTGGCGAGATTCAAATCAGTGTAAAAGAGGGAAAAATGACGGCCAGGCATAAAGTGGAAAAGTAA
- a CDS encoding deoxycytidylate deaminase, with the protein MDIAYMVSTRSRCNRRHVGTVLVQGKKLLGTAYNGAPSGVPDCSEAGCMIAEELETVVVDGQEQVVRKQRCIRTIHAEQNLLLFTDRADREGSSVYVTDEPCWTCAKMLANSGIVEVVYHRPYAKDTQLVSELMRQKGITFRKLEGYQPPADTMEGSILD; encoded by the coding sequence ATGGACATCGCCTATATGGTATCCACCCGTTCCCGCTGCAACAGACGCCATGTAGGAACGGTGCTGGTCCAGGGGAAAAAGCTGCTCGGCACCGCCTATAACGGCGCTCCCTCCGGCGTTCCTGACTGCTCCGAAGCAGGCTGCATGATTGCCGAAGAGCTCGAGACCGTTGTGGTCGACGGCCAGGAGCAGGTCGTGCGCAAGCAGCGCTGCATCCGCACGATTCATGCGGAACAGAATCTGCTGCTGTTTACCGACCGGGCCGACCGTGAAGGCTCCAGCGTCTACGTGACCGACGAGCCCTGCTGGACCTGCGCCAAAATGCTCGCCAACAGCGGCATTGTGGAAGTGGTGTACCACCGCCCTTATGCCAAAGATACACAGCTGGTCAGCGAGCTGATGCGCCAGAAGGGCATAACCTTCCGTAAGCTCGAGGGCTACCAGCCGCCTGCGGACACTATGGAAGGAAGTATCCTCGACTGA
- a CDS encoding ComEA family DNA-binding protein: MIKERISIAVLSAVCGAGLMLLALGTKPSSGITGWTPVNEAMAAAVIDHEQAPSGTLTTIEGKKPADSPRSAVVGGTESSVSGSSGSDSSAAPAANAGAAPSSGDSSAAASAPASSVPPSSQTPNVQTDAAAAASSLISINTAGTDELQDLPGIGEKKAQAIIDYRNQHGAFASLDELKNVKGIGDKMFEKMRPYIGL; encoded by the coding sequence ATGATTAAGGAACGTATTTCGATCGCTGTTTTGTCTGCCGTCTGCGGGGCGGGATTGATGCTGCTGGCTTTGGGAACGAAACCTTCCTCCGGCATAACCGGCTGGACGCCGGTTAATGAAGCGATGGCTGCAGCCGTGATTGATCACGAGCAGGCTCCTTCGGGAACGTTAACGACGATTGAAGGCAAGAAACCGGCGGATTCGCCCCGTTCGGCCGTGGTCGGGGGGACAGAGAGCAGTGTTTCCGGTTCTTCCGGCTCCGATTCTTCCGCCGCCCCAGCTGCAAACGCTGGAGCGGCTCCTTCAAGCGGAGATTCATCGGCAGCAGCTTCGGCTCCCGCCTCTTCTGTCCCGCCTTCAAGCCAGACGCCCAATGTCCAGACAGATGCAGCTGCGGCAGCTTCCAGCCTCATCTCTATTAATACGGCTGGCACAGATGAGCTGCAGGATCTCCCCGGGATTGGCGAGAAGAAAGCGCAAGCGATTATCGATTACCGGAATCAGCATGGCGCCTTCGCTTCACTGGATGAGCTAAAGAATGTGAAAGGCATCGGAGACAAAATGTTCGAGAAAATGCGGCCTTATATCGGACTTTGA
- the leuS gene encoding leucine--tRNA ligase, whose product MSENQTVPNGYHPQSIEPKWQAYWEEHKTFKTKEEPGKPKFYALDMFPYPSGAGLHVGHPEGYTATDIVSRFKRMKGYNVLHPMGWDAFGLPAEQHALDTGEHPRDITVKNINNFRRQIKSLGFSYDWDREISTTDPEYYKWTQWIFIQLYKRGLAYVAEMPVNWCPALGTVLANEEVIDGKSERGGHPVIRKPMRQWVLKITEYAERLLEDLEELDWSESIKDMQRNWIGKSEGAEVVFRVDGSDETLTVFTTRPDTLFGATYAVLAPEHELVEKITSAEQLAAVKAYQDQAARKSDLERTDLAKDKSGVFTGAYAVNPVNGAKIPVWIADYVLAGYGTGAIMAVPGHDQRDYEFAVKFDLPIIEVVQGGDLSKEAYSGEGPHVNSGFLDGMNKEEGIRTMIKWLEDNGHGRGKVTYRLRDWLFSRQRYWGEPIPILHLEDGTMKPVPEDQLPLVLPDIDQIKPSGTGESPLANVTEWVNTTDPETGLPARRETNTMPQWAGSCWYYLRFIDPHNDDIFCSLEKQKEWLPVDLYIGGVEHAVLHLLYARFWHKVLYDIGVVSTKEPFQKLVNQGMILGTNNEKMSKSRGNVINPDDIVNEYGADTLRIYEMFMGPLEATKPWNTNGVDGAHRFLSRVWRLFVAEDGSLNSKIADEGGSDDFKRTWHKTVKKVTEDMEGLRFNTVISQLMIFINEAYKTDVVPRAAAESFVQMLSPLAPHIAEELWQRLGHNDSITYAQWPTYEEAWTVEAEVEIVVQVNGKIVERTKISKDLDQAAMQEHALALPNVAAAVEGKTVRKVVAVPGKLVNIVAN is encoded by the coding sequence ATGTCCGAGAATCAGACAGTGCCAAACGGCTATCATCCCCAAAGCATTGAGCCGAAATGGCAGGCTTATTGGGAGGAACACAAAACATTTAAAACCAAGGAAGAGCCGGGCAAACCGAAGTTTTACGCGCTCGACATGTTCCCTTATCCATCCGGAGCCGGACTTCACGTAGGTCATCCGGAAGGTTATACGGCAACGGATATCGTTTCCCGCTTCAAACGAATGAAAGGTTATAACGTGCTGCACCCGATGGGCTGGGACGCGTTTGGCTTGCCTGCGGAGCAGCATGCCCTGGATACGGGCGAGCATCCGCGCGACATTACGGTTAAGAACATCAACAACTTCCGCCGCCAGATCAAATCGCTCGGCTTCTCTTATGACTGGGACCGCGAGATCAGCACGACGGATCCGGAATATTACAAGTGGACGCAGTGGATTTTTATCCAGCTGTACAAGCGGGGACTGGCCTATGTAGCCGAAATGCCGGTCAACTGGTGTCCTGCGCTGGGCACGGTTCTGGCGAATGAAGAAGTCATCGACGGAAAAAGCGAACGCGGCGGCCATCCGGTCATCCGCAAGCCTATGCGCCAGTGGGTGCTGAAGATCACCGAATACGCAGAGCGCCTGCTGGAAGATCTGGAGGAGCTGGACTGGTCGGAGAGCATCAAAGACATGCAGCGCAACTGGATCGGCAAATCCGAAGGCGCGGAAGTCGTATTCCGCGTGGACGGATCTGATGAAACGTTGACGGTGTTCACTACCCGTCCCGATACGTTGTTTGGCGCTACTTATGCCGTACTGGCTCCTGAGCATGAGCTGGTGGAGAAAATTACTTCCGCCGAGCAGCTTGCAGCTGTCAAGGCGTATCAGGATCAGGCCGCACGGAAAAGCGACCTGGAGCGCACGGATCTTGCCAAAGACAAATCCGGCGTATTTACGGGTGCTTATGCCGTTAACCCGGTGAACGGCGCCAAAATTCCGGTCTGGATCGCGGATTACGTATTGGCCGGTTACGGAACCGGAGCCATTATGGCTGTTCCGGGTCATGACCAGCGCGACTATGAATTTGCGGTCAAATTCGATTTGCCGATCATTGAAGTCGTGCAGGGCGGCGATTTGTCCAAAGAAGCCTACAGCGGCGAAGGCCCGCATGTGAACTCAGGTTTCCTGGACGGAATGAACAAAGAAGAAGGCATCCGCACGATGATCAAATGGCTGGAGGATAATGGTCATGGACGCGGCAAAGTCACCTACCGCCTGCGCGACTGGCTGTTCAGCCGCCAGCGCTACTGGGGCGAGCCTATTCCGATCCTGCATTTGGAAGACGGCACGATGAAGCCGGTTCCGGAAGACCAGCTGCCGCTGGTGCTGCCGGACATCGACCAGATCAAACCGTCCGGCACGGGCGAATCTCCGCTGGCCAACGTAACGGAATGGGTGAACACCACCGATCCGGAAACCGGGCTTCCAGCGCGCCGCGAGACGAACACGATGCCGCAGTGGGCCGGCAGCTGCTGGTATTACCTGCGGTTTATCGACCCGCACAATGACGATATTTTCTGCTCGCTGGAGAAACAAAAGGAATGGCTGCCTGTCGACCTTTACATCGGCGGCGTAGAACATGCCGTGCTTCACTTGCTTTATGCCCGCTTCTGGCATAAAGTGCTGTATGATATCGGCGTGGTTTCCACGAAAGAGCCGTTCCAGAAGCTGGTCAACCAAGGCATGATCCTGGGAACCAACAATGAGAAGATGAGTAAATCCCGCGGCAATGTCATCAATCCGGACGATATCGTAAATGAATACGGCGCGGATACGCTGCGGATCTATGAAATGTTTATGGGGCCGCTTGAGGCAACCAAGCCATGGAACACAAACGGCGTAGACGGCGCGCACCGCTTCCTGTCCCGCGTATGGCGCCTGTTCGTAGCCGAAGACGGCAGCCTGAACAGCAAAATTGCGGATGAAGGCGGCAGCGACGATTTCAAACGCACCTGGCACAAAACGGTGAAGAAAGTAACGGAGGACATGGAAGGCCTTCGCTTTAACACCGTCATCAGCCAACTGATGATTTTCATCAACGAAGCTTACAAAACGGACGTGGTGCCAAGAGCGGCAGCTGAAAGTTTTGTGCAGATGCTCTCCCCTCTCGCTCCGCATATCGCGGAAGAGCTGTGGCAGCGTCTTGGACATAACGACTCTATTACCTATGCGCAGTGGCCAACTTACGAGGAAGCCTGGACTGTCGAAGCCGAGGTGGAAATCGTCGTTCAAGTCAACGGCAAAATCGTTGAACGTACGAAGATCTCCAAAGATCTCGATCAGGCAGCGATGCAGGAGCATGCGCTTGCCCTGCCGAACGTGGCAGCCGCCGTGGAAGGCAAAACCGTCCGCAAAGTGGTTGCCGTTCCCGGCAAGCTCGTTAACATCGTAGCGAACTAA
- a CDS encoding Gfo/Idh/MocA family protein yields MPMRFGLIGPGWRGKAYLRIASQLPEWFQPAGVVVRDFEKYRGDDALQGLPVFLSPLELARECDFLVMAVSKTSAAALLEQLFEADIPVLAETPPAFDDAGYRQMAALAAQSPRIQVAEQYPLQPHHAARTALIRSRAVGEVRHVQVSAGHGYHGIALIRQWLGVSDEGCTVTAQQFKHPVLEVPHRGRNVGDGLEVELQDIALLSFESGKSAVLDFTASQYFSPLRKNRVLIRGSHGEIRNDEVTRSLGQGAYETFSINRIQDGREGSLAPLSLRELRGASERLYQNRFYPARLSDEELAIAEVLFRMSEYVRTGNSFYSLSEALVDVRLSLAIEASIAAGMPVGSG; encoded by the coding sequence ATGCCTATGCGATTTGGATTAATCGGGCCGGGCTGGCGCGGGAAAGCCTACTTGCGGATTGCCAGCCAGCTTCCGGAGTGGTTTCAGCCGGCCGGAGTTGTTGTGCGGGATTTTGAAAAATATCGTGGAGACGATGCCCTGCAGGGGTTGCCGGTGTTTCTGTCCCCGCTGGAGCTGGCGCGGGAATGCGATTTCCTGGTTATGGCGGTCAGCAAAACGTCGGCAGCTGCTTTGCTGGAGCAGCTGTTCGAGGCCGACATTCCGGTGCTGGCCGAAACGCCGCCTGCCTTTGACGATGCCGGGTACCGGCAGATGGCTGCCCTTGCGGCGCAATCGCCGCGGATTCAGGTAGCCGAGCAGTACCCGCTGCAGCCGCATCATGCCGCCCGGACGGCTCTGATCCGCTCTCGGGCCGTGGGAGAGGTGCGGCATGTCCAGGTGTCGGCAGGGCATGGTTATCACGGGATTGCCCTAATCCGGCAGTGGCTGGGTGTCTCGGATGAAGGCTGTACCGTAACCGCCCAGCAGTTTAAACATCCCGTGCTGGAGGTTCCTCATCGCGGACGAAACGTTGGAGACGGCCTGGAGGTGGAGCTGCAGGATATCGCGCTTTTATCTTTCGAGAGCGGCAAAAGCGCTGTACTTGACTTCACTGCTTCGCAATATTTCTCTCCGCTGCGGAAGAACCGGGTTCTGATCCGGGGTTCGCATGGGGAAATCCGCAATGATGAGGTGACCCGGAGTTTGGGCCAAGGGGCATACGAAACCTTTTCTATTAACAGAATTCAGGATGGAAGGGAAGGGAGCCTTGCTCCTTTGTCCCTTCGGGAGCTCCGGGGAGCCTCCGAGCGGTTATATCAAAACCGGTTTTATCCCGCTCGGCTTTCCGACGAAGAGCTGGCGATCGCGGAGGTCCTGTTTCGAATGAGCGAATACGTGCGTACGGGCAACAGCTTCTATTCATTATCCGAAGCGCTGGTAGATGTCCGCCTGTCCCTTGCCATTGAGGCCTCGATTGCGGCAGGGATGCCTGTTGGATCTGGGTAG
- a CDS encoding ROK family protein, producing MSAYTVGIDLGGTNIKTAVFDGNGQIVRERSDQTDAAKGPSHVLNKIKHIIRQMLKELEADDTNVSCRGHMNMYREGRPCRCGSSGCLGRYVSAVGMVNTFTERLEQGKTSIVQSWVGSSIRRSPPG from the coding sequence GTGTCCGCATATACGGTCGGCATTGATTTAGGCGGAACGAATATCAAAACGGCGGTTTTTGATGGAAATGGCCAAATCGTAAGGGAAAGAAGCGACCAGACCGATGCCGCAAAGGGACCTTCCCATGTATTAAATAAGATAAAACATATCATCAGACAAATGCTTAAGGAACTAGAGGCGGACGATACAAATGTTAGCTGCAGAGGCCACATGAATATGTACAGGGAAGGGCGCCCCTGCCGCTGCGGCAGTTCCGGCTGCCTGGGAAGATATGTCTCGGCCGTTGGTATGGTGAACACTTTTACCGAGCGGCTTGAGCAGGGGAAGACCAGCATCGTTCAAAGCTGGGTGGGCAGCAGCATCAGAAGATCACCGCCAGGATGA
- a CDS encoding ROK family protein, giving the protein MLGAIEAGGTKFVCGIGTKEGEVLDRVSFPTTTPEETMGKVIEYFKDKPIEALGVGSFGPIDPVVGSDTYGYITTTPKPYWTNYNIVGTLKSEFNVPIAFDTDVNGAALGESLWGAAQGVDSCIYITVGTGIGVGAMIGGKLVHGLSHPEMGHIYVRRHSDDPFEGTCPYHGDCLEGLAAGPAIGRRAGVPAGELAKDDPAWEMEAYYLAQALMNYILILSPEKIVMGGGVMKQLQLFPLIHAKLKELLNGYVQHPNLSDEKISSYIVPPGLGDNAGICGALALAQSALQGV; this is encoded by the coding sequence ATGCTTGGAGCAATAGAAGCAGGTGGAACAAAATTTGTTTGCGGCATCGGAACAAAAGAGGGAGAAGTGCTTGACCGCGTAAGCTTTCCGACGACTACACCGGAGGAAACGATGGGGAAAGTAATTGAATATTTCAAAGACAAACCAATCGAAGCGCTGGGCGTCGGTTCTTTTGGCCCGATTGATCCGGTTGTGGGCAGTGATACATATGGTTATATTACAACAACACCTAAACCTTACTGGACGAACTACAATATTGTAGGGACGCTCAAATCCGAATTTAACGTACCAATTGCGTTTGACACGGACGTTAACGGCGCGGCCCTCGGCGAATCCTTGTGGGGAGCGGCTCAAGGCGTAGACAGCTGCATTTACATTACCGTAGGCACCGGGATCGGCGTCGGCGCGATGATCGGCGGCAAGCTGGTGCACGGCCTTTCCCACCCGGAAATGGGCCATATTTATGTCCGTCGTCATTCGGACGACCCGTTTGAAGGCACTTGCCCTTACCATGGCGACTGCCTGGAAGGATTGGCGGCTGGTCCGGCTATCGGCCGGCGTGCAGGCGTGCCTGCGGGCGAATTGGCGAAGGATGACCCGGCTTGGGAGATGGAAGCTTATTATCTGGCGCAAGCCTTGATGAATTACATCCTGATCCTGTCCCCCGAAAAAATCGTCATGGGCGGCGGCGTCATGAAACAGCTGCAGCTGTTCCCGCTGATCCACGCCAAATTGAAGGAGCTGCTGAACGGTTACGTGCAGCATCCAAACCTCAGCGACGAGAAGATCTCGAGTTATATCGTACCTCCCGGACTGGGAGACAATGCAGGAATCTGCGGGGCGCTTGCATTGGCCCAGTCGGCGCTGCAGGGCGTTTAA